In Ovis canadensis isolate MfBH-ARS-UI-01 breed Bighorn chromosome 11, ARS-UI_OviCan_v2, whole genome shotgun sequence, the DNA window GCCTGAGATGAAGGGCACTGGACTGGGAGGTAGGAGCCTGGGGATCCAATGTTGGCTCTGCCACTGGCACTCTGGAGATCTCCTGAGGccttattttattcatcttcatttttttggccacaccgtacagcttgtgggatcttagttccctaaccagggattgaacctgggcccacagcattgaaagcacagagccCTAGCCATTGGACTGCCAAGGACATCCCCTCATCTTTACAATCAAGTGATATTTTGATCCTCTACTAATACACCTCAGTTTATGCCTCCCCTCTGGATATAAATGCTCCAGCCACCTGGCCCCCGCCATTACCCTCAGAAGAGTCCAACCCCTCAGCACAAGGCACTCCATCATTTGGCCCCATCTGTTCTCATCTTTCACTGTTGACCATCTCATGATCTTTAAGCCAGCCACCAGGAATCCTTTCCAGTCTCGAAGGCATGGGGTTCTTGCCTTCAAAGCACTTGccctggtctggaagatgcccCTTTCTCTCCTCATCACCTAATTCCTACAGGTCTCCACTAAACACTATGATACACTGTAGATGCTACAGGGGTATGGAGTTTAGCAGGGACTAGGGTCAGAGATAAATTCTGGATTTAAAAgtatggagggacttccctgatggtccaattgctaagactctgcacttccaatgcagagggcctgggttcttATAATCTctgcttggggaactagatcccatatgccacaactaagacccggtgcagccaaataaatagaagtATGCAACCTGTAATTAAGGCTATAGGGCCAAATGAAATTACCTAGAAACTATCTCACTCAGCTGAATGATCTGCACTTTTTTGAATGCACcccttcacaaaaattaagtATGCACTGACAGGATACTATACAGATATCCATGTTTATAAGatatacacaaaaatagacattttaaaaggtgaaattaaaatatgtatacatttgCATATAAGttctcttttaattaaaatttggtTAAACCAGGTAGACAAGAATCTGGTAAAGCAGCCATAGAGAGAGAAGACCAGGAGAGTGGTGTCACAGAAGAAATAGGATGTTTTTGAGCACAGTGTGGCCAACTGTGTCAAATGCTGCAGAGGCTGAGGGAGATGAGACTGAAAATCATCCACTGGGTCTGGCAAATGAGATCATAGTGATTCATGGAAACTTTCCCACGAATGGGGAAGAGGTGGGATAGAAGACTGACCAGAGAGGGTTGTGAAGTAAACTTCAGGCCAGATCACTCTCCCTGAGCTCCCCAGTTACCTGCTTGGTATCTCCACTCAGATGTCTCCCAGTCATTTCAGAAGCAAGTGTCCAAAACTGACCTCCTTCAATCTGTCCCTTCTTCAGTTTCTTATCTGAGTAACAGCACCTCCACCTAGCCAGGTCCATAAACCAGAAATCTCCCTCTCTTTCATCTTCTAAATTGGACCATTTTCACCACTTCTTTCCCCCTCAGCCAAgccaccatcaccatctcacagCTGGACCTCCAGTGGCTTCTGGGCTGTCCTCTGATTGGTTCTCCAAACCTTTTGAACATATAAATCAGACTCTAGCACTCTCTCACTTTAAACCTTTCAATGATTTACTGTCACGCTGGAAATAAATTCTGAGTGCTTCACCACCACTGCCTGCAAGGCCTGCACTGGCCATGGGAGACCCTCTAATCACTGTATGTCAGCCAAGCTGCTTTTGCTTTCTCCAATCTGCTCAATTCTCTCCAGCCTCAAGGATTTCAAAGTGCTCCATTTCAGCCTGTTTACCAGGTATTCTTTCTGCCAAAAACCACATTTTCCCACCACTCTGTGCATGGTTGATTCCAGCCTTAAGGGGCCCTGCTCTGTGAGGCCTTCCTAACTCAAGGGACACACCCCTCCCTGCCCATTGTTCTGGCCTCTCTATTCTTTTCCTTCAAGCACATAGCACATCTCATAGTGATATATTTGTATTCAGTTGTTTAATGTCTGTTTCCAGTATTAGATGAAAACCCCACTAGGGAAAGATAGTATCTGTCTTGTCCAACCATTTGGTTCAATTTCCTTGTAACATTTGTCTGACACATGACCCAACACTTGAACACTTTAATAAAAATCAGCCCCCTAAATACCATCCAGTTCTCTGCTGTGGGTGCTACTCCAGCCTGCCTGGCCACCTTTTCTCACTCCTTTTCTGCCTTAAGAAACTCAGCCCACACTGGGGACTCAGGTGGCCCCATGCCCCTCCCTTCCCATCTCCTTCTCTTTGTTCCCCGTGTTTCAGCCACACAACAGAGCTCTTTTTAAGAATCATCTCAAGCACTGTGAAGCATTTTCTGACTCCCAACACATGATGTTCGGTCTCAGCTTTGAACCCCAAAGTATTTTGTAAGTAATGACACCCCATCCCACCTTGCCTTAACCTTGACTTCTAGAGTAAGTGGGTGCCCCAGAAAACCACTACCCTACCAAAATCTAGGCTTAATGCTAGTGAGCATCAGAACCACAAGATGAGCTTGTTAGAATAGAATAGATTCCCAGGCCCCAAAGAGGGCTTTGGTAAGAATCTGTGTTAGTTCAAGCATTCTATATGACTCTAACGCCCACCAGTTTAAGAACCTCATAACAAGTTAACCTTAAGTGAACAGTGACTCCAACCCAAACCCAAGCCTCGCTGATTTGGTCTTGGGAAAGGGAAGGAGTTCAAAGGTTGACAATTTTTGCCCTTTCTCTTTTATGAGGTTAGATGAACAAAAACTCCGAAGTTctttatttgcctttctcttttaatTCCTTCCCTGCtccaatacttaaaaaaaaaaaaagtacccagAAATTAAACACACGAAAGCTCAAAGAGCCAAGGCAAGCCAGCCGAAGAATAGTAGGCTCCCTCCCACAGGAGCCAAATTCTGGAAGCTGGGGTCTCCACTCAGAGCCTGGTAGTAAAAGGTGGTGCAGAATAAGGTAGTTCCAGAAGCTAGCAGTAACCCAGCCTGAAGAAGATATAAGGCAGAATTCAGGCCAGTAAAAACCCGGCGAGTTAGAGGGAATGGGTGGGGCTTGGTCAGggttaggggtgggggtggggcttggTCAGGgttaggggtggggagggggggaattACCCAGACGGGCTTTCTGCACAGGGGTACCGCTAACAGGGCCAGGCTGTGTAAGAAGTGGTGTTTGTTGGACGTGTCAAAGAgctgtaagaaaaaaagaaatgggggTACTTCCTAAGCAACGCAAGACACCGGAGGCTGGGGCAGAGTCACAGTGGACAGGAACGTCCAACTCGATGTCTCAAGCCCCAGCTTGCCCCTCCCTGAGGTACCCAGGCCTCAGACTTGCATTCCTTGCCACTCCAAAGACCCGCGCGTTtcgtccctcccctcctctcaggGACCCCAGACTTTGCGCCCTCTGAGGCCTCAAAATCGAGGAGCCCCAGCACGGTTACTTCACCTCCTTCCCGTAGGCATCCGGAAACTGGGCTCCTGTGGAAAGGAGAAGCAAAGGTTACCAGTCCTAGCGCCAACCCAGACAGTCCCCActtctgtggtggtggtggtggtggaccCGGGTGGACGCCGACAAGAAAGGGAGCCCCCAGGAGGCTTCTGATAGGTGGAAACACGCACGGACAGTTCTGGGAACCCAGTGGACCCGGCTGAGAGGTTTTTTAAAAGGTTCAGGGTTCCGCGGGCAGTCTGGTCGACGGGAGGGCCGACATTTCCTTTAGACTCTGCCTATGCACCAGATCCTAAAGATCTCCCCCAGCACAATCCCAGTTCCATCCCCAACCCCCTGACCGTGCGCCCCGTAGGAGGCCAAGCCTAAGGCCCCAGCTCCGGACAAGGCACCCAGGCGGCGGAAAGCAGCCCCGGGACCCGCCATGGCAGTCGACGGTCACGAGCCGAACGAACACCGCCCGGGCCCCCCAAGAAGCCAGCCAATCCCGATTTCCCATGCAAATAAGGTCTACGGGTGCCCAATCCGGGCCGTGTTCATTTTAGCGTCCAGGTCCTCACCCGGGTACTTGGACCTTTGTAAAACCTTTGTTGAGTGGCGAAGACGTCTGGCGGGCGGAGAAACCAGAACCAATTAAAACCGAAGGAGCTGAGCAGTGTAGGCGGGGTTGTGGGGGGCGGGACTAGAGGATTTGCGTCACGGACTGGCCCACTTTCCAAGTTGATAGCCTCTCCTAacaccttcccccaccccaaccaccGGTCAATTTCCAAAGATCCCGGTCCCTAGGCAAAGCTCCGCCCCTTTCCCCACAAGCTCCTCCTCTTCAGCTTTAAACCAGACCCACTCCCCCAAAGAGGCGGACCCACGGATAACGAAGCCCCACCCATCACCTTAAACCACGCCCGTTAACCAAAGCCCCTCCTCCCGACCAGAAGGCTCCGCCTTCTTCGTGTGATGCCCCGCCCCTTAGAGTTCACCACCCCCTTCTTCCCCGTCCCCCAACTAATAGTCAGAACCCCGAGGCTGGGAGATCATGGGGCGGGGGGGATGTTTCCACCCTGCCCTGGCCTGCTTCGTCCGTCCGTCGGTCTGTCCACTCCCGCCCCCTTCCACCTTCTCCAGTTCCCCCCACACTCTGGAgggcgggcgggcaggcgggTGCTAGCAAGGGGTGTGCGCCGCTCTCtcggcagggggcgggggaggcggcCGCGCGGTGACGCGCGGGGCTGCTGCGGCTGCTCCGCCGGCGGATCATCACTCTCGGGCTGGGATGGACGCGGGGCGGGAGGGCCCTGGCGCGCGGGGCCAGGAGTCCGGGCCTCCCGGCTGCTGAGCTTTCCCCGAAGCCTCTCGCTTACCCCCAATTTCCCTCCTAGGATCAGCGCCGACCCCCGCCCCGGGGCTCCAGACTCGGCTCCCGCCCTCCTCCGACTCCCTGGACCTCCCCCTCCCGCCCGCCCTCGGGATCGACTAgatccctccccctccctgagGATTCCGGCTGGATCCCTGCCCCTGCACCGCGGATCCTGCGCTCCCGGGCTTTGGGCCCCTGGGGATTGCCGTGGACTCCTCCTCCCGCACCCGATCCCGTAGGATCCTCCGCCTGTACCGCCTTCTAGCCCCTCGAAGCCAGCCCACGGAGCCAGTGGATCCCCAATCCAGTCCTGTCCCgttgctccctcctccctccgccGTCCCTGTCCCCACTGCGGGGTTCCCTGTTCTTGGGCTCCTCCTGACCCCATCCCCTACCTCTCCTTTCCCCGAGGATCGACTGGatcccggccccgccccccgggGCTGGGGCGAACCCCCTCCCCCGCCGGGTGAGGCGCTGAGGGCGGGGGCTGGGCCTGCGGGGCCGCGGGGGCTCACAGGCCGCCGCCCCCCTCCCGAAGCCTGTCCGCCCCCTACTCGGAGCCCTGGATGGAGGCACCACGGCCCCAGGGCTGAGCCAGGTAGGAGCTAAGCCGGGCCGGGTGGAGGGGGCTGCGTGGCGGTCCAGTGGGGTCTcccttctccccctctctctccctgcgCCTCATTTCCCCCAGCCTGCTCTGTCTGCGTGTCTCCGCCTAGGGATGCTCTCGCCGTGTCTCTGCGTCTCGGTCTCtttgtctctgcctctctccagcCCATGAATGATCCTTTGAATGGGCCCACAGACCCCGTGTGTTcccatctccccctccccctccttctccccttcccGGCCAAGCCATTTTCCCCACTGCAGGGagaaggcggggggtggggggggcctgCGGCCTGAGCCCCCGTCCCTCAACTCTCGCGGCTGGGGGAGTCAGGCCTGGGCAGGAATGGAGCGAGCAAGGCAGAGGGATgcgagggggggcggggggcaagaGGTGGCAGACAGAGATGGGGAGAGCAGGGAAGAGAAAATGGGGGAGACAGAgctagggaaagagagagagaaatagaaggGGCTTGAGGGAGAAATTTGGGAAAGGGatttgaaggagagagaaagatgagaAACACCAAAAGGGAGGTGTAGAAGATAGAGACGAAAAAAGGGGCaagagactgaaggcaagagcTGGAGCAAGCTGGAAGAGGCCTCGGAAAGATGCTCTGAGGGAGCGCTATGGAGAAGAGCTGGGGGGAGGGCTCCagtgggagggaggaaggcagagaggcTGGCATGGAGGAGGCCAGGGGACCAAAGTACCTTAAAGGAGGGGGGGTCAGAGGCAGACCTTGTTCATGGGAAGAGGAGGGGGCACCAAGGCCATGGAAGCAGAGCCTAGCCTGGCACAGGCAGAGGAGAACCTGGGAAGCCACCTCCAAGCCCCCTCCAGGTGTCAGGGGAACAGGAGCTTGAGAGGACCTGAAGAAAGGGAGGGCATGACTGGGTGTGTGTGGTAAGGATTCCCGTGTCCTCATCTCTGGAATACATTGACACCTGCAGAGAGCCACCCGCGGGCTGGCGCCTGGCTCTGAAAACCCCGCGTCAGCAAACAGCTCTggtggctgggggggggggggggggtgagggcaggggagCGGCGGGGGCTTGCTGAGATGACCTGGGTGTCTGCCCCTTTAGTCTGACGTGTTCCCTTGTCCTGCCCCTGCTGCCCTGAGCACCCAGGCATCAGAACAGCAACTGTGGGGGGCTGgcaaggggaaggggaggtgaaGAGCCGGAAGGGGATGCAAAGAAGCCATGGTTTGCCCCTATGGGTCAAAATGCCAGGCATGGAGGAAGAGGTGTCTGGGGTCAAGGCTGTTCAAGACTATGGAAGGGTAACTGTTGATGGGGTGCATCTGATTGCCCTCAAACCCACCCGAGCACCCCTTCTTTCCAGCCAGAGGCCTGGTCACTAGGGCTAGGTTCTGACTGGCCAACAAGGGGCAAGAGGTGGTTCTTTCAGGGTTCTCTGCCCCCAGTCTCCAGCTCCCCCCAACATATATACTTCTTCCTCTATGCTAAGACTCAGGGAAACTCCAGCATTCTGACTCATGCCTCTGCTCTCCTCTTCATGCCCTGAGTGGACCCCATAACCCATCCagccccttcccctcttcctccagACCCCTCCCCCTCCGGGGTTAAAGCTGAAGCCCGTTGTTGCCGAGGTAACATTGCGGGGCAGCATCCCGTCGCCCAGCAACC includes these proteins:
- the TMEM256 gene encoding transmembrane protein 256, whose product is MAGPGAAFRRLGALSGAGALGLASYGAHGAQFPDAYGKELFDTSNKHHFLHSLALLAVPLCRKPVWAGLLLASGTTLFCTTFYYQALSGDPSFQNLAPVGGSLLFFGWLALAL